A window from Zingiber officinale cultivar Zhangliang chromosome 7A, Zo_v1.1, whole genome shotgun sequence encodes these proteins:
- the LOC122003060 gene encoding mitochondrial dicarboxylate/tricarboxylate transporter DTC-like: MAEGNPKPQSGVWTAVKPFANGGLSGMLATCVIQPIDMVKVRIQLGQGSAAQVTKNMLANEGFGSFYKGLSAGLLRQATYTTARLGSFRVLTNKAVEANDGKPLPLLQKAAIGLTAGAIGACVGSPADLALIRMQADATLPAAQRRNYKNAFHALYRIISDEGVLALWKGAGPTVVRAMSLNMGMLASYDQSVELFRDSLGFGEVSTVLGASAVSGFFASACSLPFDYVKTQIQKMQPDANGKYPYTGSLDCTMKTLKSGGPFKFYTGFPVYCVRIAPHVMMTWIFLNQIQKLEKSIGL, from the exons ATGGCGGAGGGGAATCCTAAGCCTCAGTCGGGAGTTTGGACTGCTGTCAAGCCTTTCGCCAATGGCGGCCTCTCCGGCATGCTCGCCACCTGCGTCATCCAGCCCATCGATATGGTCAAG GTTAGGATCCAGCTGGGGCAGGGGTCTGCTGCCCAAGTGACGAAGAACATGCTTGCCAACGAAGGCTTTGGCTCATTTTATAAG GGGCTGTCAGCTGGTTTACTTAGGCAGGCTACTTATACAACTGCAAGATTGGGATCCTTTAG GGTGTTGACAAACAAAGCTGTTGAGGCTAATGATGGCAAACCACTACCGTTGCTCCAAAAAGCTGCTATTGGTCTTACTGCAGGAGCAATTGGAGCATGTGTTGGAAGCCCAGCTGATTTAGCCCTCATCAGGATGCAAGCTGATGCAACTCTACCAGCAGCTCAGCGACGCAATTACAAAAATGCTTTCCACGCTCTATACCGTATCATCTCGGACGAAGGAGTTCTGGCTTTGTGGAAAGGTGCAGGTCCCACCGTCGTTAGAGCAATGTCACTTAACATGGGTATGCTTGCATCGTatgatcagagcgtcgagctgtTCAGGGATTCCCTTGGCTTTGGCGAAGTTAGCACTGTGCTTG GGGCAAGTGCTGTTTCAGGGTTCTTCGCATCAGCTTGTAGTTTACCATTCGATTATGTGAAAACACAGATACAGAAGATGCAGCCTGATGCCAATGGGAAGTATCCCTACACTGGATCATTGGACTGCACCATGAAGACCTTAAAATCTGGTGGTCCTTTCAAATTCTACACTGGATTTCCTGTCTACTGTGTGAGAATCGCTCCGCATGTCATG ATGACATGGATATTCCTCAACCAAATTCAGAAGCTCGAGAAGTCGATAGGCTTATAG
- the LOC122003061 gene encoding 60S ribosomal protein L7a-2 codes for MAPKRAGNAPVPAKKKRENVVNPLFEKRPKQFGIGGALPPKKDLRRFVKWPKVVRIQRQKRILKQRLKVPPALNQFTRTLDKNLASNLFKLLLKYRPEDRAAKKDRLLKRAQAEAEGKTLEVKKPIVVKYGLNHITYLIEQNKAQLVVIAHDVDPVELVVWLPALCRKMEIPYCIVKGKSRLGAIVHKKTATALCLTTVKNEDKLEFSKILEAIKANFNDKFDEIRRKWGGGIMGSKSQAKAKAKEKLLAKESAQRMT; via the exons ATG GCGCCGAAAAGGGCTGGAAATGCCCCCGTTCCAGCAAAGAAAAAACGA GAGAATGTTGTTAATCCGTTGTTTGAGAAGCGCCCGAAGCAATTCGGCATTGGCGGAGCATTGCCTCCGAAGAAGGATCTGCGTCGGTTCGTCAAATGGCCGAAGGTTGTCCGGATTCAGAGGCAAAAAAGGATTCTAAAGCAGCGGTTGAAGGTTCCTCCTGCTCTGAATCAGTTCACTCGAACACTGGACAAGAACCTTG CATCAAATCTGTTCAAATTGCTTCTCAAGTACAGACCTGAAGACCGAGCTGCTAAGAAGGACAGGCTCCTTAAGAGGGCACAGGCTGAGGCAGAGGGAAAGACTCTCGAAGTTAAGAAACCCATTGTTGTGAAGTACGGGCTTAATCATATTACATACCTAATCGAGCAG AACAAGGCACAGTTGGTGGTTATAGCTCACGATGTGGATCCGGTTGAGCTTGTAGTTTGGCTACCAGCTTTGTGCAGGAAAATGGAGATTCCCTACTGTATCGTCAAAGGAAAATCCCGTTTGGGAGCG ATCGTGCATAAGAAAACTGCAACTGCACTATGTTTGACAACTGTGAAGAACGAAGACAAATTGGAATTCAGTAAAATCCTCGAAGCCATCAAG GCCAACTTCAACGACAAGTTTGACGAGATCAGGAGGAAGTGGGGCGGGGGCATAATGGGTTCTAAGTCTCAAGCAAAGGCCAAGGCCAAGGAGAAATTGCTCGCAAAGGAATCTGCTCAGCGGATGACTTAG
- the LOC122003059 gene encoding dol-P-Man:Man(6)GlcNAc(2)-PP-Dol alpha-1,2-mannosyltransferase-like — MALSVTRQRRAHLADQGASSSSSPSDRYSKEDKGEKKEKGAGVGWLLPALVLGVFRYGSASSNIIHDCDEVFNYWEPLHYLLYKSGFQTWEYSSEFALRSYLYIFFHALMAGPASLMYIDEKVKVFYSVRLFLGLISTITDTFLVVALSRKYGKRLAWYTLAMLCLTSGCFFASTSFLPSSFSMYAVTLSSALFVLQKHAAAVSIAAAGVIIGWPFSIIVFLPITLFSLTKGRFKRVFLSGLLTSVFVLAISLFVDYYCYGRWTSSVFNLLKYNAFGGGQSHLYGTEGLSFYFRNGFNNFNFCFILALIFVAFVPIARKKYGLELLVVVSPIYIWLAFMSLQAHKEERFLYPIYPLICIAATAVIDSFPDLFRDKYAVEDSTLVMIAKGVRPVFLGLILCASHSRTFSILNGYSAPLEIYKHLDHHDAVGNETVLCVGSEWHRYPSSFFVPSYIKEVRWIDEGFRGLLPLPFNSSLGGMAAAPPYFNDKNKASSDQYLRDIELCTFFVELSLQRPFPARGSDLSTWETLAAIPYLDRELSPAMFRSFFIPYKWTHENTFGLYKLLKKIPKSTGGHT, encoded by the exons ATGGCCCTCTCGGTGACGCGGCAACGGCGGGCGCACCTGGCGGATCAAGGCGCCTCGTCATCTTCTTCGCCGTCGGATCGGTACTCGAAGGAGGATAAGggtgagaagaaggagaaaggggcGGGCGTGGGATGGCTGCTTCCGGCGCTTGTCCTTGGCGTGTTCCGTTACGGGAGTGCATCCTCCAACATCATCCATGACTGCGACGAGGTTTTCAACTACTGGGAACCCCTCCATTACCTCCTTTACAAATCTGGATTTCAGACATGGGAGTACAG TTCTGAGTTTGCATTGCGGTCATATCTATACATCTTTTTTCATGCATTGATGGCTGGGCCTGCTTCGTTAATGTACATTGACGAGAAG GTTAAAGTCTTTTACTCAGTAAGACTCTTTCTTGGTCTTATCTCAACTATCACCGATACATTTCTTGTGGTTGCTCTTTCAAGAAAATATGGAAAGAGGCTTGCATGGTATACACTTGCTATGCTATGCCTAACCAGTGGTTGTTTCTTTGCCAGTACAA GTTTTCTTCCAAGTAGCTTCTCCATGTATGCAGTTACTCTTTCATCAGCACTTTTCGTTCTTCAGAAGCATGCTGCAGCTGTTTCTATTGCTGCTGCTGGAGTGATCATAGGCTGGCCATTCTCTATTATAGTTTTTCTTCCAATTACATTATTTTCTTTGACAAAAGGAAGATTTAAAAGAGTATTTTTATCAGGGCTATTAACCTCTGTGTTTGTTCTT GCTATTTCATTGTTTGTCGACTATTACTGCTATGGGAGATGGACGTCCTCAGTATTCAATCTGCTGAAATATAATGCTTTCGGAGGCGGTCAGAGTCACTTATATGGAACTGAAGGACTCTCATTTTATTTCAGAAATGGATTTAATAACTTTAATTTCTGCTTCATCCTTGCATTAATTTTCGTGGCATTTGTCCCAATTGCAAGGAAGAAATATGGCCTAGAACTGTTGGTTGTGGTCTCTCCAATATATATTTGGCTGGCTTTTATGTCATTGCAGGCTCacaaagaagaaag ATTTCTCTATCCGATATATCCACTTATCTGCATTGCAGCAACAGCTGTAATTGATAGTTTCCCTGATCTTTTCCGTGACAAGTATGCAGTGGAAGATTCAACTCTTGTTATG ATTGCTAAGGGAGTAAGGCCAGTTTTTCTCGGCCTTATATTGTGTGCATCCCATAGCCGGACATTCTCTATACTTAACGGATATTCTGCGCCTTTGGAAATATATAAACACTTGGACCATCATGATGCCGTTGGAAATG AGACAGTGCTTTGCGTCGGAAGCGAATGGCATCGTTATCCTTCTTCATTTTTCGTGCCTTCATACATTAAGGAAGTTCGATGGATAGATGAAGGATTTAGGGGTCTTCTCCCATTGCCTTTTAATTCAAGTTTGGGAGGCATGGCAGCTGCCCCTCCTTATTTCAACGACAAGAACAAGGCTTCCAGCGACCAATAT CTTAGAGACATCGAACTCTGCACTTTCTTTGTGGAGCTAAGTTTGCAACGGCCATTTCCCGCTCGAGGAAGTGACTTATCGACATGGGAG ACGCTTGCAGCCATACCTTACCTGGATAGAGAGTTGTCGCCCGCTATGTTTCGGTCATTCTTCATCCCCTACAAATGGACACACGAGAACACTTTCGGACTGTACAAGTTGCTAAAGAAAATACCCAAGAGCACCGGAGGGCATACTTAG
- the LOC122003058 gene encoding 60S ribosomal protein L34-like, protein MVQRLTYRKRHSYATKSNQTRVVKTPGGKLVYQYTHKRASGPKCPVTGKRIQGIPHLRPTQYKRSRLSRNRRTVNRAYGGVLSGGAVRERIIRAFLVEEQKIVKKVLKIQKAKEKQTTSKS, encoded by the exons ATGGTGCAGAGATTAACCTACCGGAAGCGGCATAGCTATGCCACCAAATCGAACCAGACGCGTGTCGTCAAAACACCAG GTGGGAAGCTCGTGTACCAGTACACACACAAGAGAGCTAGCGGACCTAAATGCCCTGTTACCGGAAAGAGAATTCAAGGG ATTCCTCACTTGAGACCCACCCAGTACAAGAGATCCCGGTTGTCCCGAAACCGGAGGACTGTGAACCGAGCATATGGTGGAGTGCTTTCTGGAGGTGCTGTTCGTGAGAG GATCATTCGTGCCTTTTTGGTCGAAGAACAGAAGATTGTGAAAAAAGTTTTGAAGATCCAGAAGGCGAAAGAGAAGCAAACTACTTCCAAAAGCTAA
- the LOC122003057 gene encoding 60S ribosomal protein L7a-2-like, with the protein MAPKRAGNAPVPAKKKRENVVNPLFEKRPKQFGIGGALPPKKDVRRFVKWPKVVRIQRQKRILKQRLKVPPALNQFTRTLDKNLATNLFKLLLKYRPEDRAAKRERLLKRAQAEAEGKTLEVKKPIVVKYGLNHITYLIEQNKAQLVVIAHDVDPVELVVWLPALCRKMEIPYCIVKGKSRLGAIVHKKTATALCLTTVKNEDKLDFSKILEAIKANFNDKFDEIRRKWGGGIMGSKSQAKAKAKEKLLAKETAQRMT; encoded by the exons ATG GCGCCGAAAAGAGCTGGAAATGCCCCCGTCCCAGCAAAAAAGAAACGG GAGAATGTTGTCAATCCTTTGTTTGAGAAGCGCCCGAAGCAATTCGGCATTGGCGGAGCATTGCCTCCGAAGAAGGATGTGCGTCGTTTTGTCAAATGGCCGAAGGTTGTCCGGATTCAGAGGCAAAAAAGGATTCTAAAGCAGCGGTTGAAGGTTCCTCCTGCTCTTAATCAGTTCACTCGAACATTGGACAAGAACCTTG CAACAAATCTGTTCAAATTACTTCTCAAGTACAGACCTGAAGACCGAGCTGCTAAGAGGGAAAGGCTCCTTAAGAGGGCACAGGCTGAGGCCGAGGGAAAGACTCTTGAAGTTAAGAAACCCATTGTTGTGAAGTACGGGCTTAATCATATTACGTACCTTATTGAGCAG AACAAGGCACAGTTGGTGGTTATAGCTCACGATGTGGATCCAGTTGAGCTTGTTGTTTGGCTACCAGCTTTGTGCAGGAAAATGGAGATTCCCTACTGTATCGTCAAAGGAAAATCCCGTTTGGGAGCG ATTGTGCATAAGAAAACTGCAACTGCACTATGTTTGACCACAGTGAAGAACGAGGACAAATTGGATTTCAGTAAAATTCTCGAAGCCATCAAG GCCAACTTCAACGACAAGTTTGACGAGATCAGGAGGAAGTGGGGCGGCGGCATAATGGGTTCTAAGTCTCAAGCAAAGGCCAAGGCCAAGGAGAAATTGCTCGCAAAGGAAACTGCTCAGAGGATGACTTAG
- the LOC121999802 gene encoding 60S ribosomal protein L34-like, translating to MEFMETVRSRSPLSPAACCSLVKSLSPTVTPFRWEALVYQYTHKTASGPKCLWLGNEFKGYANHSSLEAHPVQQIPRNRRTVNRAYGGVLSGGAVRERIILNQTHLQSIRAFLVEEQKIVKKVLKIQKAKERQVSKS from the exons ATGGAGTTTATGGagaccgtccgatctaggtcacctCTCTCTCCAGCAGCTTGCTGCTCCCTTGTAAAGTCTCTTTCCCCGACTGTTACGCCGTTTCG GTGGGAAGCTCTCGTGTACCAGTACACGCACAAGACGGCCAGCGGACCGAAATGCCTGTGGCTGGGAAACGAATTCAAGGGGTACGCAAATC ATTCCTCACTTGAGGCCCACCCAGTACAACAGATCCCGCGAAACCGGAGGACTGTGAACCGAGCTTATGGAGGAGTTCTATCTGGAGGGGCAGTGCGGGAAAG GATAATCCTTAACCAAACACACCTTCAAAGTATTCGAGCCTTCTTGGTTGAAGAGCAGAAGATCGTCAAGAAGGTGCTGAAGATCCAGAAGGCGAAAGAGCGGCAAGTCTCCAAGAGCTAA